A genomic segment from uncultured Alistipes sp. encodes:
- a CDS encoding efflux RND transporter periplasmic adaptor subunit, with protein MNKKKKWIITAIILAVFCAALGIYNYYANRSTNEEEVTRTVSPRSKNILNVNGVIIRPQPLTDGITTVGNLLPDEEVDLSFETSGKIVAINFQEGAAVRKGELLAKVNDKPLLAQLSRYEAQLKLAEDRVYRQSALLEKDAVSQEAFEQARTELAMLNADIDIVKSNIALTELRAPFDGIIGLRNVSEGAYASPSVVVAKLTKISPLKIDFFVPERYASQIRPGTRLSFTIEGRQERFEAEVYATETQVDVTTRTLAVRARYPNARGRLMPGRFATVQIRMHEIPDAIAVPTEAIVPEMGIDKVFLYRNGKAHAVEVTTGLRTESSIQIINGLSVGDTLITSGTLQLREGLPVTLDNID; from the coding sequence ATGAACAAAAAGAAGAAGTGGATCATTACGGCCATCATTCTGGCGGTATTCTGTGCGGCACTGGGTATCTATAACTACTATGCCAACCGTTCGACAAACGAAGAAGAGGTTACCCGGACGGTCTCTCCCCGCTCGAAAAACATCCTCAACGTCAACGGCGTAATCATCCGCCCGCAGCCCCTCACCGACGGAATCACTACCGTCGGCAACCTCCTGCCCGACGAAGAGGTCGACCTCTCGTTCGAAACCTCCGGAAAGATCGTCGCCATCAACTTCCAGGAAGGCGCCGCCGTCCGCAAGGGAGAACTGCTGGCCAAGGTGAACGACAAACCGCTGCTGGCCCAGCTCTCGCGCTACGAAGCCCAGCTCAAACTCGCCGAAGACCGCGTCTACCGCCAGAGCGCCCTGCTCGAAAAGGACGCCGTGAGCCAGGAGGCCTTCGAACAGGCCCGCACCGAGCTGGCCATGCTCAACGCCGATATAGACATCGTGAAGTCCAACATCGCCCTGACCGAACTCCGCGCACCGTTCGACGGAATCATCGGTCTGCGCAACGTCAGCGAAGGGGCCTATGCCTCGCCATCGGTCGTGGTGGCCAAACTCACGAAAATATCCCCCCTGAAGATCGACTTCTTCGTCCCGGAGCGCTACGCCAGCCAGATCCGGCCCGGAACAAGGCTCTCATTCACCATCGAGGGGCGCCAGGAGCGCTTCGAGGCCGAAGTCTATGCCACCGAGACGCAGGTCGACGTCACGACCCGCACGCTCGCCGTGCGCGCCCGCTACCCGAATGCCCGGGGACGGCTGATGCCCGGGCGCTTCGCCACGGTCCAGATCCGGATGCACGAGATCCCCGACGCCATCGCCGTGCCCACCGAAGCCATCGTCCCCGAAATGGGCATCGACAAGGTCTTCCTCTACCGCAACGGGAAGGCCCATGCCGTCGAGGTCACCACCGGACTGCGCACCGAATCGAGCATCCAGATCATCAACGGGCTCAGCGTGGGCGATACGCTCATCACCTCCGGAACACTCCAACTCCGGGAAGGACTGCCCGTCACACTCGACAATATCGATTAA
- a CDS encoding MarR family transcriptional regulator — protein MDRLCKIRDLQRAVMRFEADFEAHYGISLNEGMTLCTLSGSERMCPGELGEALGLTPSNMSKVLRTVESKGLAVREMCCRDRRQVFYSLTPQGRELLASVHSSEVEMPEVLETWLRTQSEA, from the coding sequence ATGGATAGGCTCTGCAAGATCCGCGACCTGCAGCGGGCCGTCATGCGCTTCGAAGCCGATTTCGAGGCGCATTACGGCATCTCGCTGAACGAAGGAATGACGTTGTGCACCCTCTCCGGAAGCGAGCGGATGTGCCCCGGCGAGTTGGGCGAAGCCTTGGGGCTCACCCCCTCGAACATGTCGAAGGTGCTCCGCACGGTCGAATCGAAAGGGTTGGCCGTGCGTGAAATGTGTTGCCGGGACCGGCGGCAGGTCTTCTATTCGCTGACGCCGCAAGGCCGGGAGCTGCTGGCATCGGTCCACTCCTCGGAGGTGGAGATGCCCGAAGTGCTGGAAACATGGCTCCGCACGCAATCCGAAGCATAA
- a CDS encoding TolC family protein, with translation MKRIILTIGLLAVWSAALAQEAPGLETKNAPDFPENEPLTLRRCLEIGLERNYDVRIVRNDERISDNNATAANAGMLPTVDLSAGYTGTWDNTRSTTLRDGSDTSETNVYDQTASVGVTVNWALFDGFRIRTNYKRLKELQQMGALKTRITIEDFMASLTAEYYNYLQQTLRLQNFRNAVILSRERLRISEERFRVGNFSRLDLLQARVDFNADSSQYMSQQEVVTASRIRINELLAHENLDRRIAVQDSVIRVNDALDWDELLERTLSTNASLLMAGHDTAVAELDLKILRARNYPYVNLSTGYGYTYNHYGTGTNRSRGTLGLNAGISVGFTLFDGNRRREQRNARIDVENAELTRQQLELSLRADLSNFWQAYRNNLEVILLEEDNLVAARENYEIAMERYRLGDLPGIEMREAQKSLLDAEERILTAQYNTKLCEISLQQISGNVLIYLE, from the coding sequence ATGAAACGCATCATTCTGACAATCGGTCTGTTGGCAGTCTGGAGCGCCGCGCTGGCCCAGGAGGCCCCGGGGCTGGAGACGAAAAACGCTCCGGACTTCCCCGAAAACGAACCCCTGACGCTGCGCCGCTGCCTGGAGATCGGACTCGAACGCAACTACGACGTGCGCATCGTCCGCAACGACGAACGCATCAGCGACAACAACGCCACGGCCGCCAATGCCGGGATGCTGCCCACCGTGGACCTCTCGGCCGGATACACCGGGACGTGGGACAACACCCGCTCGACGACGCTCCGCGACGGAAGCGACACCTCCGAAACCAATGTCTACGACCAGACGGCCAGTGTGGGCGTCACCGTAAACTGGGCGCTCTTCGACGGATTCCGCATCCGCACCAACTACAAACGGCTCAAGGAGCTGCAGCAGATGGGAGCCCTGAAGACCCGTATCACCATCGAGGACTTCATGGCCAGCCTCACGGCCGAATACTACAACTACCTCCAACAGACCCTGCGGCTGCAGAACTTCCGCAATGCGGTGATACTCTCGCGCGAGCGCCTGCGCATCTCCGAAGAGCGCTTCCGCGTCGGAAACTTCTCGCGCCTCGACCTGCTGCAGGCCCGGGTGGACTTCAATGCCGACAGCTCGCAGTACATGTCCCAGCAGGAGGTTGTCACCGCCTCGCGCATCCGCATCAACGAACTCCTGGCCCATGAAAACCTCGACCGAAGGATTGCCGTTCAGGATTCGGTGATCCGCGTCAACGATGCCCTCGACTGGGACGAACTCCTCGAACGGACCCTTTCGACCAACGCCTCGCTGCTCATGGCCGGACATGACACCGCCGTGGCGGAACTCGACCTGAAGATCCTCCGGGCCCGGAACTACCCCTACGTAAACCTCTCGACCGGATACGGATACACCTACAACCACTACGGAACGGGAACCAACCGTTCGCGCGGAACCCTCGGGTTGAATGCCGGCATCTCGGTGGGATTCACGCTCTTCGACGGAAACCGCCGACGCGAACAGCGCAATGCCCGGATCGACGTCGAGAATGCGGAATTGACCCGCCAACAGTTGGAATTGTCGCTGCGCGCCGACCTGTCGAACTTCTGGCAGGCCTACCGCAACAACCTGGAGGTGATCCTGCTGGAGGAGGACAACCTCGTGGCGGCCCGCGAAAACTACGAAATCGCCATGGAGCGCTACCGTCTGGGCGACCTCCCGGGCATCGAGATGCGCGAGGCGCAGAAGAGCCTGCTGGATGCCGAAGAGCGAATCCTCACGGCGCAGTACAATACGAAACTCTGCGAAATTTCCCTCCAGCAGATCAGCGGGAACGTATTGATTTACCTGGAATAA
- the trxA gene encoding thioredoxin, which yields MKKLLLIIGMLAVVTTGDARNNDKQKEKNVEKTQKTETMNTIALTKADFLKRVADYEKNPTEWKYLGDKPALVDFYASWCGPCKALAPVLEELAAEYGDQIYIYKVNTEEEQELAAAFGIRSIPTLLFIPMEGKPQMAQGALPKAMLKKAIDDVMLGK from the coding sequence ATGAAAAAACTGCTTCTGATTATCGGGATGCTTGCGGTCGTAACGACCGGGGATGCCCGCAACAACGACAAACAAAAAGAGAAAAACGTAGAAAAAACACAAAAAACAGAGACAATGAACACGATTGCATTGACCAAGGCCGACTTTCTGAAACGAGTCGCCGACTACGAAAAGAATCCCACGGAGTGGAAATATCTGGGAGACAAACCCGCACTGGTCGACTTCTACGCCTCGTGGTGCGGACCCTGCAAGGCACTGGCTCCGGTCCTGGAGGAGCTGGCCGCCGAATACGGAGACCAAATCTACATCTACAAGGTCAACACCGAGGAGGAGCAGGAGCTGGCCGCAGCGTTCGGCATCCGCTCGATCCCGACGCTGCTCTTCATCCCGATGGAGGGCAAGCCGCAGATGGCACAGGGGGCCCTGCCCAAAGCCATGCTCAAAAAGGCCATTGACGACGTAATGCTCGGCAAGTAA
- a CDS encoding FCD domain-containing protein — METVLKYIKEQLYSGRLQPGERLPAERRLAEKLGVGRAHVRAAFQKLEFYGIVQTFPQSGTVVAQEKMQVLERMITDALQIEQYDFASLVYVRELLEIEAVKLCARNRTVEDLAVIEAALKECEEKFYTDERVSKDFAYHQALARGAHNPVIASLLLVITPDVLRYYQRYRVCSVPSEEVCFEHRELLRYVREQDEEGVAEMLRRHLKSLREFAATSNDQNHFLE, encoded by the coding sequence GTGGAAACTGTTCTCAAATATATCAAGGAGCAACTCTACTCCGGGCGTCTTCAACCTGGAGAGCGTTTGCCGGCCGAACGCCGTTTGGCCGAGAAACTGGGGGTAGGACGTGCCCACGTGCGTGCGGCGTTCCAGAAACTCGAATTTTACGGTATCGTGCAGACCTTCCCGCAAAGCGGAACGGTTGTCGCTCAGGAGAAGATGCAGGTCCTGGAACGCATGATCACCGATGCCCTGCAGATCGAACAGTACGATTTCGCGTCGTTGGTCTATGTGCGGGAGCTGCTCGAAATCGAAGCCGTAAAGCTCTGCGCCCGGAACCGGACGGTGGAGGATCTGGCGGTTATCGAGGCGGCCCTGAAGGAGTGCGAGGAGAAGTTCTATACCGATGAACGGGTTTCGAAGGACTTCGCCTACCATCAGGCTTTGGCTCGCGGAGCGCACAATCCGGTGATTGCGTCGCTGCTGCTCGTCATTACGCCCGACGTTTTGCGCTACTACCAGCGTTACCGGGTCTGCTCGGTGCCTTCCGAGGAGGTCTGCTTCGAACATCGGGAGTTGCTTCGCTATGTGCGTGAGCAGGATGAGGAGGGAGTTGCCGAAATGTTGCGGCGACATCTGAAATCGCTGCGGGAGTTCGCCGCGACGAGCAACGACCAGAACCATTTCCTTGAGTAG
- a CDS encoding alpha/beta hydrolase: MKKILLALLLATVWSASAQQVTNRYSMKLSKNPDGSYSLINEARYAKLIDLSKVEGLLEPYTYERERLQTSDYKGVEVREFVYRTHDGYELQMAVDMAVSEKPTPVVIYCHGGGWARGNNGALRTLSQYMAKQKGVTGVRIAYTLAPQPGATVEVSIDDVLAAVEYLRKHAAELNIDPARIGFVGNSAGAHLAAVGAMRTHGAKVFVGYSGIYDLETAAICQRSKDPQRIGYFCNRDAKVLHAASPVNLVPKKNAPAALLFCGTADITVECSQSKAFAEALSKRGAKVDLQVLENYDHNLSAKASDKMEEVFFKTVDFLTENL; this comes from the coding sequence ATGAAAAAAATCCTCCTGGCCCTACTTCTGGCCACAGTATGGAGCGCTTCGGCCCAGCAGGTCACCAACCGCTACTCGATGAAGCTTTCGAAAAACCCCGACGGCAGCTACTCGCTCATCAACGAGGCCCGTTATGCCAAACTGATCGACCTCTCGAAAGTCGAAGGGCTGCTCGAACCCTACACCTACGAACGCGAACGCCTGCAGACGAGCGATTACAAGGGTGTCGAGGTGCGCGAGTTCGTCTACCGCACGCACGACGGCTATGAACTGCAGATGGCCGTGGACATGGCCGTGAGCGAAAAGCCCACGCCCGTGGTGATCTATTGTCACGGCGGAGGCTGGGCCCGCGGCAACAACGGCGCCCTGCGCACCCTCTCGCAGTACATGGCCAAACAGAAGGGCGTGACGGGCGTGCGCATCGCCTATACGCTGGCCCCGCAGCCGGGCGCTACAGTCGAGGTATCGATCGACGACGTGCTGGCCGCCGTGGAGTACCTGCGCAAGCACGCCGCGGAGCTGAACATCGACCCCGCGCGGATCGGATTCGTCGGCAACTCGGCCGGAGCGCATCTCGCGGCCGTGGGAGCCATGCGCACCCACGGAGCGAAGGTTTTCGTCGGTTATTCGGGCATCTACGACCTCGAAACCGCCGCCATCTGCCAGCGTTCGAAAGACCCCCAGCGCATCGGTTACTTCTGCAACCGCGATGCGAAGGTGCTGCACGCCGCTTCGCCCGTGAACCTCGTCCCGAAAAAGAACGCCCCGGCAGCGCTGCTCTTCTGCGGCACGGCCGACATCACGGTCGAGTGTTCGCAGAGCAAGGCCTTCGCCGAAGCCCTTTCGAAACGAGGTGCGAAGGTCGACCTGCAGGTGCTCGAAAACTACGACCACAACCTGAGCGCCAAGGCCTCGGACAAGATGGAGGAGGTCTTCTTCAAAACGGTGGATTTCCTGACTGAAAACCTCTGA
- a CDS encoding 4Fe-4S binding protein gives MALTIDPGRCPQNHRCPLIAICPVGAISQEGFSLPKIDPALCIECGKCMEHCGRQAVYKAERHG, from the coding sequence ATGGCACTCACGATCGATCCGGGGCGCTGTCCCCAGAACCACCGCTGCCCGTTGATTGCGATTTGTCCCGTGGGGGCCATCTCGCAGGAGGGATTTTCGCTGCCGAAGATCGACCCGGCGCTCTGCATCGAGTGCGGCAAATGTATGGAACATTGCGGCAGGCAGGCCGTCTACAAAGCCGAACGGCATGGATAG
- a CDS encoding efflux RND transporter permease subunit, whose product MNISELSIRRPVLSSVMTIIILLFGFIGYTSLGVREYPSVDNPIISVQCSYPGANADVIENQITEPLEQNINGIPGIRSLSSTSQQGQSRITVEFELSVDLETAANDVRDKVSRAQRYLPRDCDPPTVTKADADATPILMVTIQSDKRSLLELSEIADLTVKEQLQTISDVSGVQIWGEKRYSMRLWLDPAKMAGYGITPSDIKDALDRENVELPSGSIEGNTTELTIRTLGLMHTTQEFNDLVVREEADRIIRLSDVGRAELGPQDTRSYMKMNGIPMVGVVVIPQPGANHIEIADAVYERMETMKKDLPDDVVTSYGFDNTRFIRASIDEVKQTVYEAFVLVIIIIFLFLRNWRVTLIPCIVIPVSLIGTFFIMYAAGFSINVLSMLAVVLSVGLVVDDAIVMTENIYIRIERGMTPLEAGIDGAKEIFFAVISTSVTLIAVFFPIVFMEGTTGRLFREFSMVISGAVIISTFAALTITPMLATKLLVHQEKKNWFYTKTEPFFVWLNRFYSSTLASFLRRRWLALPIVALTLALIGWLWGSIPAEMAPLEDRSQITINTRGSEGATYEYIRDYTEDINRLVDSLVPEAESVMGRVSSGSGNIRVSLTDIATRKRSQMEIAEQISAAVRSKTKARAFVQQQSTFGGRRSNMPVQYVLQATSLERLQEVLPEFMRKVYESPVFQMADVDLKFSKPEVRIEVNRDKANLLGVSTRNIAQTLQYGLSGQRLGYFYMNGKQYEILAEINRQQRNKPSDLRSIYVRSDKGEMIQMDNLISLVENVAPPKLYHYNRFLSATVSAGLAKGKTIGQGLDEMDRIAAETLGDDFRTALAGDSKEFRESSSSLMFAFILAIVLIYLILAAQFESFKDPLVIMLTVPLAIAGALVFMWNADQTMNIFSQIGIIMLIGLVAKNGILIVEFANQKQEAGINKLLAIEEAAQQRLRPILMTSASTILGMLPLAVASGEGAAGRVAMGVAVVGGMVVSTLLTLYIVPAIYSYVSTDRSKKSKK is encoded by the coding sequence ATGAACATTTCCGAACTCAGCATCCGGAGGCCCGTACTGTCGTCCGTGATGACGATCATCATCCTTCTGTTCGGCTTCATCGGATACACCTCCCTCGGCGTGCGCGAATACCCGAGCGTCGACAACCCGATCATCTCCGTGCAGTGCTCCTACCCCGGGGCCAATGCCGACGTGATCGAGAACCAGATCACCGAACCCCTCGAACAGAACATCAACGGTATCCCGGGCATCCGCTCGCTGTCGAGCACCAGCCAGCAGGGACAGAGCCGCATCACCGTGGAGTTCGAGCTCTCGGTGGACCTCGAAACCGCCGCCAACGACGTGCGCGACAAAGTCTCACGCGCCCAGCGCTACCTGCCCCGCGACTGCGACCCCCCGACCGTGACGAAGGCCGATGCCGACGCCACGCCGATCCTGATGGTCACGATCCAGAGCGACAAGCGCTCGCTGCTCGAACTGAGTGAAATCGCCGACCTCACGGTCAAGGAGCAACTGCAGACCATCAGCGACGTCAGCGGCGTGCAGATCTGGGGCGAGAAGCGCTACTCGATGCGCCTGTGGCTCGACCCTGCGAAGATGGCCGGATACGGCATCACCCCCTCGGACATCAAGGATGCCCTCGACCGCGAAAACGTCGAACTCCCCTCGGGCAGCATCGAGGGTAACACCACCGAGCTGACGATCCGCACCCTGGGTCTCATGCACACCACCCAGGAGTTCAACGACCTGGTGGTCCGCGAAGAGGCCGACCGCATCATCCGCCTGAGCGATGTCGGGCGCGCCGAACTCGGCCCGCAGGATACGCGCAGCTACATGAAGATGAACGGCATCCCGATGGTGGGCGTCGTCGTCATTCCGCAGCCGGGCGCCAACCACATCGAGATTGCCGACGCCGTCTACGAGCGCATGGAGACCATGAAGAAGGACCTCCCGGACGATGTCGTGACCTCCTACGGGTTCGACAACACGCGCTTCATCCGCGCCTCGATCGACGAGGTGAAACAGACCGTCTACGAGGCCTTCGTGCTGGTGATCATCATCATCTTCCTCTTCCTGCGCAACTGGCGCGTAACGCTCATCCCCTGCATCGTGATCCCCGTCTCGCTGATCGGTACGTTCTTCATCATGTATGCCGCGGGATTCTCGATCAACGTCCTCTCGATGCTCGCCGTCGTGCTCTCGGTCGGTCTGGTCGTCGACGACGCCATCGTCATGACCGAAAATATCTACATCCGCATCGAACGCGGCATGACGCCCCTCGAAGCCGGAATCGACGGCGCCAAGGAGATCTTCTTCGCCGTGATCTCCACCTCCGTGACGCTCATCGCCGTCTTCTTCCCGATCGTCTTCATGGAGGGTACCACCGGACGCCTCTTCCGCGAGTTCAGCATGGTGATCTCCGGCGCCGTCATCATCTCGACCTTCGCTGCCCTGACCATCACCCCGATGCTGGCCACCAAACTCCTCGTCCACCAGGAGAAGAAAAACTGGTTCTACACCAAAACCGAACCCTTCTTCGTCTGGCTCAACCGTTTCTACAGCTCGACGCTCGCCTCGTTCCTTCGCCGCCGCTGGCTCGCACTCCCGATCGTGGCGCTGACCCTCGCGCTCATCGGCTGGCTCTGGGGTTCGATCCCCGCCGAGATGGCTCCCCTGGAGGACCGTTCGCAGATCACCATCAACACCCGCGGTTCGGAGGGCGCCACCTACGAATACATCCGCGACTACACCGAAGACATCAACCGGCTGGTCGACTCGCTCGTCCCCGAAGCCGAATCGGTCATGGGCCGCGTGTCGAGCGGTTCGGGAAACATCCGCGTCTCCCTGACGGACATCGCCACCCGGAAACGCTCGCAGATGGAGATCGCCGAACAGATCTCCGCCGCCGTGCGCTCGAAGACCAAGGCCCGGGCCTTCGTCCAACAGCAGAGCACCTTCGGAGGACGCCGCAGCAACATGCCCGTACAGTACGTGCTGCAGGCCACCTCGCTCGAACGCCTGCAGGAGGTGCTGCCCGAGTTCATGCGCAAGGTCTACGAAAGCCCCGTGTTCCAGATGGCCGACGTCGACCTGAAGTTCAGCAAGCCCGAAGTGCGCATCGAGGTCAACCGCGACAAGGCCAACCTGCTGGGCGTCTCGACGCGCAACATCGCACAGACCCTCCAGTACGGGTTGAGCGGACAGCGCCTCGGCTACTTCTACATGAACGGCAAGCAGTATGAGATCCTCGCCGAAATCAACCGCCAGCAGCGCAACAAACCCTCCGATCTGCGCTCGATCTACGTGCGCAGCGACAAGGGCGAGATGATCCAGATGGACAACCTCATCTCGCTGGTGGAGAACGTCGCCCCGCCGAAACTCTACCACTACAACCGCTTCCTCTCGGCTACCGTTTCGGCCGGTCTGGCCAAGGGAAAGACCATCGGGCAGGGACTCGACGAGATGGACCGCATCGCCGCCGAAACCCTCGGCGACGATTTCCGCACGGCGCTGGCCGGCGACTCGAAGGAGTTTCGCGAGAGTTCGTCGAGCCTGATGTTCGCCTTCATCCTGGCCATCGTGCTCATCTACCTGATCCTCGCGGCGCAGTTCGAGAGCTTCAAGGACCCGCTGGTCATCATGCTCACCGTGCCGCTGGCCATCGCCGGAGCCCTGGTCTTCATGTGGAACGCCGACCAGACCATGAACATCTTCAGCCAGATCGGCATCATCATGCTCATCGGCCTGGTGGCCAAGAACGGTATCCTGATCGTCGAGTTCGCCAACCAAAAGCAGGAGGCCGGCATCAACAAGCTCCTCGCCATCGAGGAGGCGGCCCAGCAGCGTCTGCGTCCCATTCTGATGACCAGTGCCTCGACCATCCTGGGCATGTTGCCCCTGGCCGTCGCCTCGGGAGAAGGAGCCGCGGGACGTGTCGCCATGGGTGTGGCCGTCGTGGGCGGCATGGTGGTCTCGACGCTGCTGACACTCTACATCGTCCCGGCCATCTACAGCTACGTGTCGACAGACCGGAGCAAGAAATCGAAAAAGTAA
- a CDS encoding sialate O-acetylesterase encodes MRRALFLLLAIPAAMTARAKVTLPAIFGDNMVLQQQQKVRIWGDSDQREVNLSVSWSETPLRVEVSEGRWTAEIETPAGSYEPQQLTVRDADSEVTLSNVLIGEVWICSGQSNMYMPLRGYTGQPVEGSLRTILESNRDRDRIRMITLPKKEAETPQRTFDNARWEIPSPATAQLMSAAAYYFAQTLNAALDVPVGIVSTSWGGSKIEAWMDPASLRTLGYDVEAINANPKIQQRAKCGLLYNGLIAPVAGYTARGFAWYQGESNRKEAGIYARLMQEMVRFWRAEWGDTQNRMPFLYVQIAPYFYNDAAATDGVLIMEAQSDALELIPNSAMIATTDLGEELTIHPRRKREVGERLAAEAMIRAYGIRANCWSAVRVQEVKFEKGKAVVTFENARYGLTPQHVAVPGFELAGKDGVFHPAEGRVVLSKPIVEVTSEAVKEPVAVRYAFHNYTPTSLCNTYGLPVIPFRSDRE; translated from the coding sequence ATGAGACGGGCATTATTCCTGCTTCTGGCCATTCCGGCGGCGATGACCGCCCGGGCCAAGGTGACCCTGCCAGCCATCTTCGGCGACAACATGGTGCTGCAACAGCAGCAGAAGGTCCGCATCTGGGGTGATTCCGACCAGCGGGAGGTCAACCTCTCCGTCTCGTGGAGCGAAACGCCCCTGCGTGTCGAGGTCTCCGAAGGCCGCTGGACGGCCGAGATCGAGACTCCGGCCGGATCGTACGAACCGCAGCAGCTCACCGTCCGCGACGCAGACTCGGAGGTAACGCTCTCCAACGTCCTGATCGGCGAGGTGTGGATCTGCTCCGGGCAGTCGAACATGTACATGCCCCTGCGCGGCTATACGGGACAACCCGTCGAGGGATCGCTGCGCACGATCCTCGAATCGAACCGCGACCGCGACCGCATCCGCATGATCACGCTCCCCAAGAAGGAGGCCGAAACACCGCAACGCACGTTCGACAACGCCCGATGGGAGATCCCCTCCCCCGCTACGGCCCAACTGATGAGCGCTGCGGCCTACTACTTCGCACAGACGCTCAACGCTGCGCTCGACGTGCCGGTCGGCATCGTCTCGACGAGTTGGGGCGGCTCGAAGATCGAGGCGTGGATGGATCCCGCCTCGCTCCGCACGCTGGGCTATGACGTAGAGGCGATCAATGCCAATCCGAAGATCCAGCAGCGTGCCAAGTGCGGCCTGCTCTACAACGGGCTGATCGCGCCCGTAGCCGGTTACACGGCGCGCGGGTTTGCCTGGTACCAGGGCGAATCGAACCGCAAGGAGGCCGGGATCTATGCCCGGCTGATGCAGGAGATGGTCCGTTTCTGGCGCGCCGAATGGGGCGACACGCAGAACCGGATGCCGTTCCTCTACGTGCAGATCGCACCCTACTTCTACAACGATGCCGCAGCAACCGACGGCGTGTTGATCATGGAGGCGCAGAGCGATGCCTTGGAGCTGATTCCCAATTCGGCGATGATCGCCACGACCGACCTGGGCGAAGAGCTGACGATCCATCCCCGCAGAAAGCGCGAGGTGGGCGAGCGGCTGGCGGCAGAAGCCATGATCCGGGCCTACGGCATACGGGCGAACTGCTGGTCTGCAGTTCGCGTCCAGGAGGTGAAGTTCGAGAAGGGAAAGGCCGTGGTCACGTTCGAGAATGCCCGCTACGGACTGACGCCGCAACACGTGGCCGTCCCGGGATTCGAACTCGCCGGCAAGGATGGCGTATTCCATCCCGCAGAAGGGAGGGTCGTCCTCTCGAAACCCATTGTCGAGGTGACATCCGAGGCCGTGAAGGAGCCCGTGGCCGTGCGCTACGCCTTCCACAACTACACGCCGACCTCGCTCTGCAACACATACGGACTGCCCGTCATCCCCTTCCGCTCCGACCGGGAATAA
- a CDS encoding alginate lyase family protein, giving the protein MKRILFLALCTAALFPVRAQYSFDGELLDRLTDAYRDGDPRAVKAVGAVAAAAEEELLGMEPLTVTAKTTLPPSGDRRDYMSLSPYWWPDPEKPDGLPYIRRDGERNPEVYDCPERVNGDRLGVAARTLSVLYRVTGDERYAAKCAELLRTWFLDPELGMNPNMTYAQLIRGRSTIRGTGIIDSRRMAFALNAAQLIDASPSWTDSDRRELREWARAFLYWLEHSVNGRKELHAANNHGLWYDAIRLMTARAAGLDDRVREIAVESVQPRFAGQVAEDGTLPEELVRTLSLHYSTFVLEALSTARNVARTEGVELWEMPEAQRALTYLLPYYENPETWPWPQIAPFAQRRGAALLYEAGRALGRAEWVEAARRIGFHTSKADFESMLHFELQ; this is encoded by the coding sequence ATGAAACGCATTCTTTTTCTGGCACTCTGCACGGCGGCGCTCTTTCCGGTCCGTGCGCAATACTCGTTCGACGGGGAGCTGCTCGACCGCCTGACGGATGCTTACAGGGATGGCGATCCGCGGGCCGTGAAGGCGGTCGGGGCGGTTGCCGCGGCTGCGGAGGAGGAGCTGCTCGGCATGGAGCCGCTGACCGTGACGGCCAAGACGACGCTGCCGCCAAGCGGTGACCGGCGTGACTACATGTCGTTGTCGCCCTACTGGTGGCCCGATCCCGAGAAACCCGACGGACTGCCCTATATCCGGCGTGACGGCGAACGCAACCCCGAAGTCTACGACTGTCCCGAACGGGTCAACGGCGACCGGCTGGGAGTTGCGGCGCGGACCTTGTCGGTCCTCTACCGCGTGACGGGCGACGAACGCTATGCCGCGAAGTGTGCCGAGCTGCTGCGGACGTGGTTTCTCGACCCGGAGCTGGGCATGAACCCCAATATGACCTATGCCCAGTTGATCCGGGGCCGTTCGACGATCCGCGGAACGGGAATCATCGATTCGCGGCGCATGGCCTTTGCGCTGAATGCCGCCCAGTTGATCGATGCGTCGCCGTCGTGGACCGATAGCGACCGGCGGGAGCTGCGCGAGTGGGCGCGGGCGTTTCTCTACTGGCTGGAGCACAGCGTCAACGGGCGGAAGGAGCTCCATGCGGCGAACAACCACGGGTTGTGGTACGATGCCATCCGGCTGATGACGGCCCGGGCCGCGGGTCTCGACGACCGGGTGCGGGAAATTGCCGTGGAGTCCGTGCAGCCGCGCTTCGCGGGGCAGGTGGCCGAGGACGGCACGCTTCCCGAGGAGCTGGTCCGCACACTGTCGCTGCACTACTCGACCTTCGTGCTCGAAGCCCTCTCGACAGCCCGCAACGTGGCCCGCACCGAGGGTGTGGAGCTGTGGGAGATGCCCGAGGCCCAGCGGGCGCTGACGTATCTGTTGCCCTACTACGAAAATCCCGAAACGTGGCCGTGGCCGCAGATCGCACCCTTTGCACAGCGCCGCGGTGCCGCCCTGCTTTACGAGGCGGGCCGGGCGCTCGGACGCGCGGAGTGGGTCGAGGCGGCCCGCCGGATCGGCTTCCACACCTCGAAGGCCGATTTCGAATCGATGCTCCATTTCGAATTGCAGTAA